One segment of Streptosporangium brasiliense DNA contains the following:
- a CDS encoding DUF3631 domain-containing protein translates to MTQPRTDNSTQGAQLLDALLDALTRYVILPTPEAAHAVTLWIAATHAQPAWAHAPRLVIRGPEKRCGKSRLLDVVEATCHEPFITVNASTPAVYRSISEDPPTMLVDEADTIFGPKADGNEDLRGLLNAGHQRNRPAKRYDAALNRVESIPTFAMAALAGIGAMPDTIEDRAVVVRMRRRGPGETVAPYRHRRDRPALRQLAEQFAAWLRADLATLEQAEPAMPVEDRAADTWEPLVAVADHAGGHWPERARAAVLTLTAEADDNSETSIRVRLLADCRTVFGTDPALPTAVLLERLKADPEAPWADYGPTGLTARKLGVILHEYDIRSANIRFLDGTQAKGYQRADFLDSWARYCPLPAVPETPEDSEIPLFEGGSRPNRPNLVIAGQSGTARIRGTG, encoded by the coding sequence ATGACCCAGCCCCGCACCGACAACAGCACCCAGGGCGCGCAACTGCTGGACGCCCTGCTGGACGCGCTGACCCGCTACGTCATCCTGCCGACCCCGGAAGCCGCGCACGCGGTCACGTTGTGGATCGCCGCCACTCACGCCCAACCCGCATGGGCGCACGCACCCCGCCTGGTGATCCGCGGCCCAGAAAAGCGCTGCGGCAAGTCCCGCCTGCTGGATGTGGTCGAGGCCACGTGCCATGAGCCGTTCATCACCGTCAACGCCAGCACCCCGGCCGTTTACCGGTCCATCAGCGAGGACCCGCCCACGATGTTGGTCGATGAGGCGGACACCATCTTCGGCCCGAAAGCCGATGGCAACGAGGACCTACGCGGCCTGCTGAACGCCGGCCACCAGCGCAACCGGCCCGCCAAGCGCTACGACGCCGCACTGAACCGGGTGGAATCCATCCCGACGTTCGCCATGGCCGCGCTCGCCGGTATCGGCGCGATGCCAGACACCATCGAGGACCGGGCGGTGGTGGTGCGGATGCGCCGGCGTGGCCCCGGCGAAACTGTCGCCCCCTACCGGCACCGCCGCGACCGGCCCGCGCTGCGCCAACTGGCTGAGCAGTTCGCCGCATGGCTGCGCGCCGACCTGGCCACCCTGGAACAGGCCGAACCGGCGATGCCGGTGGAAGACCGCGCCGCCGACACCTGGGAACCCCTGGTCGCCGTCGCCGACCACGCCGGCGGGCACTGGCCGGAGCGCGCCCGCGCCGCCGTGCTCACGCTGACCGCCGAGGCCGACGACAACAGCGAGACCTCGATCCGGGTCCGGCTGCTGGCCGACTGCCGCACCGTGTTCGGCACCGATCCCGCGCTGCCGACTGCAGTCCTGCTGGAGCGGCTCAAGGCAGACCCTGAGGCGCCCTGGGCCGACTACGGACCGACCGGCCTGACCGCGAGGAAGCTCGGGGTGATCCTGCACGAGTACGACATCCGTTCGGCCAACATCCGCTTCCTGGACGGCACCCAGGCCAAGGGTTACCAGCGCGCCGACTTCCTCGACTCCTGGGCGCGCTACTGCCCCCTGCCGGCCGTCCCGGAGACCCCGGAGGACAGCGAGATCCCGCTGTTCGAGGGGGGTAGCCGTCCCAACCGTCCCAACCTCGTCATCGCAGGTCAGAGCGGGACGGCTCGAATCCGTGGGACGGGTTAA
- a CDS encoding RRQRL motif-containing zinc-binding protein — protein sequence MSRIRARFWDPAGERHSIPTYPWRMAPTHLLTLRQLTAEGLRPGGQGVQAQILWTSRRHGAPGVRAAYLYDRRFALPKRTATPRQLEALAKANAARRTCPDCGRDAGYVLPRHLGTCLDCAETAGVAA from the coding sequence ATGAGCCGCATCCGTGCCCGCTTCTGGGACCCTGCCGGGGAGCGTCACAGCATCCCCACCTACCCATGGCGGATGGCGCCGACGCACCTGCTCACGCTGCGCCAGCTCACCGCCGAAGGGCTGCGGCCCGGCGGGCAAGGTGTCCAGGCGCAGATCCTGTGGACCTCGCGCCGGCACGGCGCCCCCGGGGTCCGCGCGGCCTACCTGTATGACCGCCGGTTCGCGCTGCCCAAGCGCACCGCGACGCCCCGGCAGTTGGAGGCGCTGGCGAAGGCCAATGCCGCCCGCCGTACCTGCCCCGACTGCGGGCGCGACGCCGGATATGTGCTGCCGCGCCACCTGGGCACCTGCCTGGACTGCGCCGAGACGGCGGGGGTGGCCGCATGA
- a CDS encoding M48 family metalloprotease, with the protein MTIAPTHIPTVSYSEPTDLPGLAELVCALRHCAQLPGLLIRVTPDLGGNAEAFGSRCDRAPHVDLGADLLADSNSLPLYGVLAHEIAHHALDHGDTRPFWHSPVWLAKAALLSGLVMRLPLLILAVLVCVVLTAALASARRERLQEYDADTHAVRLLDAAGLPGRRLVAAALADLADEPPGYRLIGWLFDGHPSARARRRTLATGRPARRLRWALLWQRTPTPTVAPGFTCTACGLGCSDGTGVGA; encoded by the coding sequence ATGACCATCGCCCCTACTCACATCCCCACCGTCTCCTACAGCGAGCCCACCGACCTGCCTGGCCTGGCCGAGCTGGTGTGCGCGTTGCGCCACTGCGCGCAGTTGCCCGGCCTGCTGATCCGCGTCACCCCCGACCTGGGCGGCAACGCCGAAGCTTTCGGGAGCCGATGCGACCGCGCCCCGCACGTTGACCTGGGCGCCGACCTGCTGGCCGATTCGAACTCGCTGCCGCTGTATGGCGTGCTGGCCCACGAGATCGCCCACCACGCCCTCGACCACGGCGATACCCGACCGTTCTGGCACAGCCCGGTGTGGCTGGCCAAGGCCGCGCTGCTGAGCGGCTTGGTCATGCGCTTGCCCCTGCTGATCTTGGCCGTTCTGGTCTGCGTCGTGCTGACCGCGGCTTTGGCCAGTGCCCGCCGGGAGCGGCTACAGGAATACGACGCCGACACCCATGCGGTGCGACTGCTGGACGCTGCCGGGTTGCCCGGCCGGCGCCTGGTCGCCGCGGCGCTGGCCGACCTGGCCGACGAACCCCCCGGCTACCGGCTGATCGGCTGGCTCTTCGACGGTCACCCCAGTGCGCGCGCCCGGCGCCGCACCCTGGCCACCGGCCGCCCGGCCCGCCGTCTGCGCTGGGCACTGCTGTGGCAGCGCACCCCCACCCCCACCGTCGCGCCCGGTTTCACCTGCACGGCGTGCGGGCTGGGCTGCTCGGACGGCACGGGGGTGGGCGCGTGA
- a CDS encoding WhiB family transcriptional regulator yields the protein MSTLAIPFPAAHPALILFDAITDGMSQQLAEDALCGADPELHTGPDAFTGEPADERAAREQVAREVCAECPVRALCLNRAVRLRPDDGVWAGLTAAEVNELADLLATVGLAEQRAEVA from the coding sequence ATGAGTACTCTCGCCATCCCGTTCCCCGCCGCTCACCCCGCCCTGATCCTCTTCGACGCCATCACCGACGGCATGTCGCAGCAGTTGGCCGAGGACGCGCTGTGTGGAGCTGACCCCGAGCTGCACACCGGCCCGGACGCCTTCACCGGCGAGCCGGCCGACGAGCGGGCCGCCCGCGAGCAGGTGGCCCGCGAGGTCTGCGCCGAGTGCCCGGTCCGGGCGCTGTGCCTGAACCGCGCGGTGCGTCTGCGCCCCGACGACGGGGTGTGGGCGGGTCTGACCGCTGCCGAGGTCAACGAGCTGGCCGACCTGCTGGCCACGGTCGGGCTGGCCGAGCAGCGCGCCGAGGTGGCCTGA
- a CDS encoding GntR family transcriptional regulator, producing MGYPSKLGFRQIAAQMREEIVSGVYPPATVFPAEPVLAERYGASRSLVNRAMQVLAAEGMIRPRQGRGTMVTYIPPMLHSPARYSREVRESGQARGAFDAEVRAAGLEPQHEITTERAIPPDEVADVLGLTRGEENALVRRRRLLASGIPVRLNASWFPLSIAEGTVLEEAGPVIHGGVKSALAELGYPQTEATERVIVRPPTEVEADALEISPERTVFEIIHVGRTEGGQAVEVTITVTPAHYLVIENTFPLA from the coding sequence ATGGGCTACCCGAGCAAGTTGGGCTTCCGTCAGATCGCTGCCCAGATGCGGGAAGAGATCGTGAGCGGCGTCTACCCGCCTGCCACGGTCTTCCCGGCTGAGCCGGTACTCGCCGAGCGGTACGGCGCGTCACGGAGCTTGGTCAACAGGGCAATGCAGGTACTCGCAGCAGAGGGCATGATCCGCCCTCGTCAAGGGAGGGGAACCATGGTCACCTACATTCCGCCGATGCTGCACTCACCGGCGCGCTACTCACGCGAGGTCCGCGAAAGCGGACAGGCCCGCGGCGCGTTCGACGCGGAGGTACGCGCGGCAGGACTCGAACCGCAGCACGAGATCACGACCGAGCGGGCCATCCCACCGGACGAGGTCGCCGATGTCCTCGGGCTGACGCGGGGCGAAGAGAACGCCCTCGTTCGCCGGAGGCGCCTGCTCGCCTCGGGTATCCCTGTGCGCTTGAACGCCTCCTGGTTCCCGCTGTCCATCGCTGAGGGAACCGTCCTGGAAGAGGCAGGACCAGTCATCCACGGTGGCGTCAAGTCGGCGCTGGCCGAACTGGGCTACCCGCAGACCGAGGCGACCGAGCGCGTCATCGTCCGGCCTCCCACGGAGGTGGAAGCCGACGCCCTGGAGATCAGCCCGGAGCGGACCGTTTTCGAGATCATCCATGTCGGCAGGACCGAAGGCGGGCAGGCTGTGGAGGTGACCATCACGGTCACACCTGCTCACTACCTGGTGATCGAAAACACCTTTCCGCTTGCCTGA
- a CDS encoding alanine racemase — translation MTATLPVRARALELADAGELPAYVYDLADLDAHMATVRAALGDTEIYYAVKANPDPKLLQVIAPYVDGFEVASGGELAHVREFFPETPIALGGPGKTDAELFADVHRLHIESPSEIRRLFAAGRSADVLLRVNLDIPISGASLAMGGGATPFGMDPAGIAECLDLLAGQDAVRLRGIHAHLASGLDAPQMLELVNAILDYARGLGVTEINLGGGMAVDYTDPGARFDWKTYGEGLAALRRPGEVLRIEPGRSLSVYCGRYVTRVIDVKRVHGELFAVVAGGTHHIRTPATKGHSQPMVIEESGEPTTIVGQLCTPKDTMAKHVPVSLKPGDMVEFLMAGAYAWNISHHDFLMHPKPTFHYLG, via the coding sequence ATGACAGCCACACTGCCAGTGCGCGCCCGGGCCTTGGAACTGGCCGACGCCGGCGAACTGCCCGCGTACGTGTACGACCTTGCCGACCTGGACGCCCACATGGCCACCGTACGGGCCGCCCTCGGCGACACCGAGATCTACTACGCGGTCAAGGCCAATCCCGATCCGAAGCTGTTGCAGGTGATCGCGCCATACGTCGATGGCTTCGAGGTGGCATCCGGGGGAGAGCTTGCCCACGTGCGCGAGTTCTTCCCCGAAACACCGATCGCGCTGGGCGGCCCCGGCAAGACCGACGCCGAACTCTTCGCCGACGTCCACCGGCTGCACATCGAGAGTCCCAGCGAGATCCGGCGCCTGTTCGCGGCGGGCCGCTCCGCCGACGTGCTGCTCAGGGTCAACCTCGACATCCCGATCAGCGGCGCGTCCTTGGCCATGGGCGGCGGGGCGACCCCCTTCGGCATGGACCCGGCAGGCATTGCCGAGTGCCTCGACCTGCTCGCCGGCCAGGATGCGGTACGACTGCGCGGTATCCATGCACACCTGGCCAGCGGCTTGGACGCGCCCCAGATGCTGGAGTTGGTCAACGCGATCCTCGACTACGCGCGCGGCCTGGGCGTCACCGAGATCAACCTTGGCGGCGGCATGGCCGTCGACTACACCGACCCTGGCGCCCGGTTCGACTGGAAGACCTACGGCGAGGGCCTGGCCGCGCTACGGCGCCCTGGCGAGGTTCTGCGGATCGAGCCGGGCCGGTCCCTGTCGGTGTACTGCGGGCGGTACGTCACCCGGGTCATCGACGTCAAGCGCGTCCACGGCGAACTGTTCGCGGTGGTCGCGGGCGGCACCCACCACATCCGCACCCCTGCGACCAAGGGACACAGTCAGCCCATGGTCATCGAGGAGTCAGGCGAGCCGACCACGATCGTCGGCCAGCTCTGCACGCCGAAGGACACCATGGCGAAGCACGTCCCGGTGAGCCTGAAGCCGGGCGACATGGTCGAGTTCCTCATGGCCGGCGCCTACGCCTGGAACATCTCCCACCATGACTTCCTCATGCACCCGAAGCCGACCTTCCACTATCTCGGCTGA
- a CDS encoding helix-turn-helix domain-containing protein produces MNNKHQFSPSRLKLARKRRGMTLVRLEQLSGISTRTLSGYENVRSDSREHMTDKILETLAHALQVPAMFLTAEDIEEIPLEAVSFRAPSKLTAGQRDMALAAARIAIMINEWVEERFRLPEPDIPTLTGRDPELAAEQVRNLWQLGVAPIPNLVHLLEAHGTRVFSLAEECLEVDAFSFYWKGTPYVIINTRKSGERGRFDAAHELGHLVLHPEHEVPHGKLAEQQAQRFASAFLMPPTAVRAKRLNNATVDRVLAAKKTWKVSAMALTYRLHELDLVTEWGYRTLATNLSRMGYRRQEPDGIDRESSQLLAKVFGALRAEGVTVAHMARALHLSPEEINQHVFGLVPTPVAAVRGGGHTTPPRPPALQLVK; encoded by the coding sequence ATGAACAATAAGCACCAGTTCAGCCCATCGCGGTTGAAACTAGCACGTAAGCGCCGGGGTATGACCCTGGTCCGGTTGGAGCAGCTCAGCGGCATTAGCACGCGCACCCTATCGGGGTATGAGAACGTCCGCAGCGACAGCCGGGAGCATATGACCGACAAGATATTGGAGACGCTGGCGCACGCCTTGCAAGTGCCAGCGATGTTCTTGACCGCGGAGGACATCGAGGAGATCCCGTTGGAGGCGGTGAGCTTCCGCGCGCCGAGCAAGCTCACCGCCGGCCAGCGGGACATGGCGCTGGCGGCCGCCCGCATCGCCATCATGATCAATGAGTGGGTGGAGGAGCGGTTCCGCCTGCCCGAGCCCGACATCCCCACCCTGACCGGCAGGGATCCGGAGTTGGCGGCCGAGCAGGTGCGCAACCTGTGGCAGTTGGGCGTGGCACCGATTCCCAACCTGGTGCACCTGCTGGAGGCGCACGGGACGAGAGTGTTCTCCCTGGCCGAGGAATGCTTGGAGGTCGATGCATTCTCCTTCTACTGGAAGGGCACACCATATGTGATCATCAACACTCGCAAGTCGGGCGAGCGCGGCCGCTTTGACGCCGCACATGAACTCGGCCACCTGGTGTTGCACCCTGAACATGAGGTCCCACACGGCAAACTGGCTGAACAGCAGGCCCAGCGCTTCGCCTCAGCCTTCTTGATGCCGCCTACTGCAGTACGCGCCAAGCGGCTCAACAATGCGACCGTGGATCGGGTCCTGGCTGCGAAGAAGACCTGGAAAGTCTCGGCGATGGCACTGACTTACCGGTTGCATGAACTCGACCTGGTGACCGAGTGGGGATACCGCACCTTGGCGACGAACCTGTCCCGAATGGGCTACCGGCGCCAGGAGCCCGACGGTATCGACCGGGAATCCTCGCAATTGCTGGCTAAGGTCTTTGGCGCGCTTCGCGCTGAGGGAGTCACCGTCGCCCATATGGCCCGTGCCCTGCATCTCAGTCCTGAGGAGATCAACCAGCACGTGTTCGGTCTGGTACCAACTCCTGTCGCTGCGGTGCGAGGCGGGGGGCATACGACACCGCCCCGCCCGCCTGCGCTTCAACTGGTGAAGTGA
- a CDS encoding S1C family serine protease, whose product MTNDHVVRGAKNFEITLATGGTPRTARLVGSDEASDLAVLKVVDPAGLVPTDFGDSSELSIGEFVLAMGNPLGLSGSVTDGIVSGLDRSVSFPAEPGAAAGSTIGGLIQTSAPIQEGNSGGALIDLAGEVVGILIANVVNTETGATVPGIGFAIPSNTATRVVSQLIKNGKVTDTERATLGVAVQTVVSRRGRPAGVGVLRAAEGTGAPQAAIKPGSVIVSVDGTPTLTAQALAKVLAARKPGHRAKVKLRRPDGSPATTTVTLGKLPAD is encoded by the coding sequence GTGACAAATGACCATGTGGTGAGGGGTGCCAAGAATTTCGAGATCACACTGGCCACGGGCGGCACTCCTCGGACCGCCAGGTTGGTGGGCTCCGACGAGGCCAGCGACCTGGCCGTGCTCAAGGTGGTCGATCCGGCCGGTCTCGTCCCCACCGACTTCGGCGACTCCAGCGAGCTGTCCATCGGCGAGTTCGTGCTGGCCATGGGCAACCCGCTGGGCCTGTCGGGCAGCGTGACCGACGGCATCGTCTCCGGGCTGGACCGCAGTGTCTCCTTCCCGGCCGAGCCCGGCGCCGCTGCCGGATCCACGATCGGCGGCCTCATCCAGACCTCCGCCCCGATCCAGGAGGGCAACAGCGGCGGCGCCCTGATCGACCTCGCGGGGGAGGTCGTCGGCATCCTGATCGCCAACGTCGTCAACACCGAGACGGGCGCCACGGTTCCGGGCATCGGCTTCGCGATCCCGTCCAACACCGCCACCCGTGTCGTCAGCCAGCTCATCAAGAACGGCAAGGTCACCGACACCGAACGGGCCACTCTTGGCGTCGCGGTGCAGACCGTGGTCAGCCGCCGGGGCCGGCCGGCAGGCGTCGGCGTCCTGCGGGCGGCCGAGGGCACCGGCGCGCCGCAGGCGGCCATCAAGCCCGGGAGCGTGATCGTCTCGGTCGACGGCACCCCGACCCTGACCGCGCAGGCCCTGGCCAAGGTGCTCGCCGCCCGTAAGCCCGGCCACCGGGCCAAGGTGAAGCTCCGGCGGCCCGACGGCTCCCCCGCCACCACGACCGTGACGCTCGGGAAGCTCCCCGCCGACTGA
- the ypfJ gene encoding KPN_02809 family neutral zinc metallopeptidase, translating to MDFKDDAQLDSSQVESGGRGRIPGGGLAVGGGAAGILALIVALIFGINPGDITGGDPAPVGPSSDLSAQCKSGQDADQNEECRVVGVVNSIQDYWPKVVQDYRPAKTVLFSGQVNTACGAADSSVGPFYCPADQKVYLDLSFFEQLESRFGAKGGPFAQAYVIGHEYGHHVQNLLGTNARAQGDRQGPESGSVRLELQADCYSGAWAKNAYETGLFEKPFTQTDIEEALSAAAAVGDDSIQERTQGRIDPEGFTHGTSAQRVKWFTTGYESGDPTRCDTFAGDI from the coding sequence ATGGATTTCAAGGACGATGCCCAGCTGGACAGCTCACAGGTCGAGAGCGGCGGCCGGGGAAGGATCCCCGGAGGCGGCCTCGCGGTCGGCGGCGGTGCGGCCGGGATCCTCGCGCTCATCGTGGCGCTGATATTCGGGATCAATCCCGGCGACATCACCGGCGGCGACCCCGCGCCGGTGGGCCCCAGCTCCGACCTGAGCGCCCAGTGCAAGTCGGGGCAGGACGCCGACCAGAACGAGGAGTGCCGGGTGGTCGGCGTGGTCAACAGCATCCAGGACTACTGGCCCAAGGTCGTGCAGGACTACCGGCCCGCCAAGACCGTCCTGTTCTCCGGCCAGGTCAACACCGCCTGCGGCGCGGCCGACTCCTCGGTCGGCCCGTTCTACTGCCCGGCCGACCAGAAGGTCTACCTTGATCTGTCCTTCTTCGAGCAGCTTGAGAGCAGGTTCGGCGCCAAGGGCGGGCCGTTCGCCCAGGCCTACGTGATCGGGCACGAGTACGGTCACCACGTGCAGAACCTGCTCGGCACCAACGCCAGGGCCCAGGGCGACCGACAGGGGCCGGAGAGCGGCTCGGTCCGGCTGGAACTGCAGGCCGACTGCTACTCCGGAGCCTGGGCCAAGAACGCCTACGAGACCGGCCTGTTCGAGAAGCCCTTCACCCAGACCGACATCGAGGAGGCGCTCAGCGCGGCCGCGGCGGTGGGCGACGACAGCATCCAGGAGCGCACCCAGGGCCGGATCGACCCCGAGGGCTTCACCCACGGAACGTCGGCGCAGCGTGTCAAGTGGTTCACCACCGGTTACGAGAGCGGCGACCCCACCAGGTGCGACACCTTCGCCGGCGACATCTGA
- a CDS encoding type II toxin-antitoxin system VapB family antitoxin encodes MIFKLIGDGRPYPEHGLSHREWAQIPPRQVRLDTLITTKAVLDLHSLLAKDSTFYGDLFPHVVQWRGDLYLEDGLHRALRSALHQRSVLHARVLEIPADN; translated from the coding sequence GTGATCTTCAAGTTGATCGGTGACGGACGGCCCTACCCCGAGCACGGCCTCTCGCATCGCGAGTGGGCGCAGATACCGCCGCGACAGGTCCGGCTCGACACGCTGATCACCACCAAAGCGGTGCTCGACCTGCACTCCCTGCTCGCCAAGGACTCCACGTTCTACGGTGATCTGTTCCCGCACGTGGTGCAGTGGCGCGGCGACCTCTACCTGGAGGACGGCCTGCACCGCGCGCTGCGCTCGGCGCTGCACCAGCGCTCGGTCCTGCACGCCCGCGTCCTGGAGATCCCCGCGGACAACTGA
- the tadA gene encoding tRNA adenosine(34) deaminase TadA, with product MRLALAQAAAAGARGEVPVGAVVLGPDGAVLAQAGNDRVSLRDPTAHAEVLALREAARARGEWRLTGCTLVVTLEPCTMCAGAAVLARIDRVVYGAADAKGGAAGSLWDVIRDRRLNHRPEVVMGVLADECAGVLTEFFAVRRMREQ from the coding sequence ATGCGGCTCGCCCTGGCGCAGGCCGCGGCCGCCGGCGCCCGTGGCGAGGTGCCGGTCGGAGCGGTCGTCCTCGGCCCCGACGGGGCGGTGCTGGCGCAGGCCGGCAACGACCGGGTGTCCCTGCGCGATCCCACCGCGCACGCCGAGGTCCTCGCCCTGCGGGAGGCCGCGCGGGCCCGCGGGGAGTGGCGGCTGACCGGCTGCACGCTGGTGGTCACGTTGGAGCCCTGCACGATGTGCGCGGGGGCCGCGGTGCTGGCCAGGATCGACCGCGTCGTGTACGGTGCCGCGGACGCCAAGGGCGGGGCCGCCGGCTCGCTCTGGGACGTGATACGGGACCGCCGTCTCAACCACCGGCCCGAGGTCGTCATGGGCGTGCTGGCCGACGAGTGCGCCGGCGTTCTCACCGAGTTCTTCGCCGTCCGCCGGATGCGCGAGCAATAG
- a CDS encoding tRNA adenosine deaminase-associated protein, whose amino-acid sequence MASRPSGNSVFSAAFVRTADGWNGAEVDLSAAEIADDLGDAVQEHLGLTGDELALLCVEVEDEWFAIVRYQGDQEPRTFLSDAQAGISDELGELFSELAGVAPDKDTPDLGVRPAGDFELLSDLGVSPEELIELSMEEGVLPADTLSVIAERLAFAEELDRLR is encoded by the coding sequence ATGGCCTCCAGACCATCCGGCAACAGCGTGTTCTCGGCAGCCTTCGTCCGCACCGCGGACGGATGGAACGGCGCGGAGGTCGACCTCAGCGCCGCCGAGATAGCCGACGACCTGGGCGACGCCGTCCAGGAGCACCTCGGGCTCACCGGCGACGAGCTGGCCCTGCTCTGCGTGGAGGTGGAGGACGAGTGGTTCGCGATCGTCCGCTACCAGGGCGACCAGGAGCCCCGCACGTTCCTCTCGGACGCCCAGGCCGGGATCTCCGACGAGCTCGGAGAGCTCTTCAGCGAGCTGGCCGGGGTCGCGCCGGACAAGGACACCCCCGATCTGGGCGTACGGCCCGCAGGGGACTTCGAGCTGCTGAGCGACCTCGGCGTGAGCCCCGAGGAGCTCATCGAGCTCAGCATGGAGGAGGGCGTGCTCCCCGCGGACACGCTCTCGGTGATCGCCGAGCGGCTCGCCTTCGCCGAGGAGCTCGATCGGCTGCGGTGA
- a CDS encoding tRNA adenosine deaminase-associated protein produces MADEDSLDFAIVVYREDETWEAEMLPVALVSDLDGLIHALRQQPSMNGTIGLVAVGDEFFVALRVFGERVEVFLSDIAASWDFPLAQQALEYLDVPVPDEDELEAILQDEETALPAGDLSIFADLGLDEMELGILSGDIDLLPEDVLSSIAARLGFSEPFERAIDSVFG; encoded by the coding sequence ATGGCAGACGAAGACTCGCTGGACTTTGCCATCGTGGTCTATCGCGAGGACGAGACCTGGGAAGCGGAGATGCTCCCGGTGGCGCTCGTCTCGGATCTCGACGGCCTGATTCACGCCCTGCGCCAGCAGCCGAGCATGAACGGGACGATTGGCCTGGTCGCCGTTGGGGATGAGTTCTTCGTGGCGTTACGGGTGTTCGGTGAGCGGGTGGAGGTCTTCCTCTCCGACATCGCCGCGTCCTGGGACTTCCCGCTCGCGCAGCAGGCGCTGGAATACCTCGACGTGCCGGTCCCCGACGAGGACGAGCTCGAGGCGATCCTCCAGGACGAGGAGACGGCGCTCCCCGCAGGGGACCTGTCGATCTTCGCCGACCTGGGCCTCGACGAGATGGAGCTCGGCATCCTGTCCGGAGACATCGACCTGCTCCCCGAGGACGTGCTGTCCAGCATCGCCGCGCGGCTGGGGTTCTCCGAGCCGTTCGAACGCGCCATCGACTCGGTGTTCGGCTGA
- the upp gene encoding uracil phosphoribosyltransferase, producing METLVVDHPLVAHKLTVLRDVNTDSPTFRRLADELVTLLAYEATRQVRTTEVTVATPVAAAKGVRLAQPYPLVVPILRAGLGMLDGMTRLLPTAEVGFLGMIRNESTLKAETYATRLPDDLSGRQVYVVDPMLATGGTLAAAIEFLFERGADDVTALCLLAAPEGIAHMDEVFAGTDRPIRLVTAALDERLNEHGYIVPGLGDAGDRLYGVV from the coding sequence ATGGAGACCCTGGTCGTAGACCACCCGCTGGTGGCCCACAAGCTGACGGTGCTGCGGGACGTGAACACGGATTCGCCCACTTTCCGGCGTCTGGCCGACGAGTTGGTGACGCTGCTCGCCTACGAGGCGACCCGTCAGGTCCGCACCACCGAGGTGACGGTGGCGACCCCCGTCGCCGCCGCCAAGGGCGTACGGCTGGCCCAGCCGTACCCGCTGGTGGTCCCCATCCTCCGCGCCGGCCTGGGCATGCTGGACGGCATGACCCGGCTGCTGCCCACGGCCGAGGTCGGCTTCCTCGGGATGATCCGCAACGAGTCCACGCTGAAGGCGGAGACCTACGCCACCCGCCTGCCCGACGACCTGTCCGGCCGGCAGGTCTACGTGGTCGACCCGATGCTGGCCACCGGCGGGACCCTGGCCGCGGCGATCGAGTTCCTCTTCGAGCGCGGCGCCGACGACGTGACCGCGCTGTGCCTGCTGGCCGCCCCCGAGGGCATCGCCCACATGGACGAGGTCTTCGCCGGCACCGACAGGCCGATCCGCCTGGTGACCGCGGCTCTGGACGAGCGGCTGAACGAGCACGGCTACATCGTTCCGGGTCTCGGTGACGCCGGCGACCGTCTTTACGGGGTCGTCTAA
- a CDS encoding PH domain-containing protein, which produces MRLVTHGDSAPSSVNRYLLPHEHQVIMVRRHPAVLLRPVAEVFGGLILAGLLSKWFGDQGGGGALVIVWWAWLLLLIRFVWKVAEWSVDYFVVTSKRMLLTTGLITRKVAMMPLGKVTDMSFQRSLLGRMLGYGEFVLESAGQDQALSTVTYIPYPETLYLEVCQMLFPGGNDSDD; this is translated from the coding sequence ATGAGGTTAGTGACCCACGGGGACTCCGCTCCCTCGTCGGTCAACCGCTACCTACTCCCCCACGAACACCAGGTCATCATGGTGCGGCGTCACCCGGCCGTACTGCTCCGTCCGGTCGCCGAGGTCTTCGGCGGCCTGATCCTCGCCGGACTGCTCAGCAAGTGGTTCGGCGACCAAGGCGGTGGCGGCGCGCTCGTCATCGTCTGGTGGGCATGGCTCCTGTTACTGATCCGCTTCGTGTGGAAGGTGGCGGAGTGGTCGGTCGACTACTTCGTGGTCACCTCCAAGCGCATGCTTCTCACCACGGGCCTGATCACGCGCAAGGTCGCGATGATGCCGCTCGGCAAGGTGACGGACATGAGCTTCCAGCGCTCGTTGCTCGGCCGGATGCTGGGCTACGGCGAGTTCGTCCTGGAATCGGCCGGTCAAGATCAGGCTTTGTCGACGGTCACCTATATCCCGTATCCGGAGACCCTCTACCTGGAGGTCTGCCAGATGCTGTTCCCCGGAGGCAACGACTCGGATGATTAG